In the genome of Magnetospirillum sp. WYHS-4, one region contains:
- a CDS encoding sirohydrochlorin chelatase has translation MESFPAVMICGHGSRDPEAIAEFDRLAIHLRARLPGRDVESGFLEFARPVIRDGLEALKARGARSIVAIPGMLFAAGHVKNDLPSEINEFARANPDIAMTFGRELAVEARLLEAAAQRIAEAEAASPHAVGRKDSLLLVVGRGTNDPDANSNVAKVARMLWEGMGFGWCETAYSGVAYPLVDAALERAVRLGFRRIVVFPYFLFTGILVKRIHAWTDEAAARHPAIEFLKAPYLNDHPKVIDCFVERIDEALAGANAMNCALCKYRERILGREDEVGTPQAGHHHHVRGIGTDDLHHHHHGHPHPAFKVAMGKLG, from the coding sequence ATGGAATCGTTTCCCGCCGTGATGATCTGCGGCCACGGCAGCCGCGACCCCGAAGCCATTGCCGAATTCGACCGGCTGGCGATCCACTTGCGGGCCCGTCTGCCCGGCCGCGATGTGGAAAGCGGCTTTCTGGAATTCGCCCGTCCGGTGATCCGGGACGGCCTGGAAGCCTTGAAGGCGCGGGGCGCCAGAAGCATCGTGGCGATTCCCGGCATGTTGTTCGCCGCCGGACACGTCAAGAACGACCTGCCGTCCGAGATCAACGAATTCGCCCGCGCCAACCCGGACATCGCCATGACGTTCGGCCGCGAGTTGGCGGTGGAAGCCCGGCTGTTGGAAGCCGCCGCCCAGCGCATCGCGGAAGCCGAAGCCGCCTCGCCCCATGCCGTGGGACGCAAGGACAGTCTGCTATTGGTGGTGGGGCGGGGCACCAACGATCCGGACGCCAATTCCAACGTCGCCAAGGTGGCGCGCATGCTGTGGGAAGGCATGGGCTTCGGCTGGTGCGAGACCGCTTACAGCGGCGTCGCCTATCCTTTGGTGGACGCGGCCCTGGAACGCGCGGTGCGCCTGGGGTTCCGGCGCATCGTGGTCTTCCCCTACTTCCTGTTCACCGGCATCCTGGTCAAGCGCATCCATGCCTGGACCGACGAAGCCGCCGCCCGCCATCCCGCCATCGAGTTCCTCAAGGCTCCCTACCTGAACGATCATCCCAAGGTGATCGACTGCTTCGTCGAACGCATCGACGAGGCCCTGGCCGGCGCCAATGCCATGAACTGCGCGCTCTGCAAGTACCGGGAACGAATCCTGGGGCGCGAGGACGAGGTCGGCACCCCCCAGGCGGGCCATCATCACCATGTGCGCGGCATCGGCACCGACGATCTTCACCACCATCATCATGGTCATCCTCATCCGGCGTTCAAGGTCGCCATGGGCAAGCTGGGCTAG
- a CDS encoding cupin domain-containing protein, translated as MLSENAADWPPHDRLLSPATPFVDERGSIQPVLDRGLGSVVVIASKAGAVRANHYHRTDWHYCYVLSGRIEYWHRPTGSARAPESLVLRAGQMVFTPPMLDHAMVFPEDTVFLTLGRGHRDPVSYENDIVKVELVGPDGRLRP; from the coding sequence GTGCTTTCCGAAAACGCCGCCGATTGGCCGCCCCACGACCGTCTCCTGAGTCCGGCCACCCCCTTCGTCGACGAACGAGGCAGCATCCAGCCGGTCCTGGACCGCGGCCTGGGCAGCGTGGTGGTCATCGCATCGAAGGCGGGCGCGGTGCGGGCCAACCACTATCACCGGACCGACTGGCACTATTGCTACGTGCTCTCGGGCCGGATCGAGTACTGGCACCGTCCGACCGGCAGCGCGCGGGCGCCGGAAAGCCTGGTGTTGCGGGCGGGCCAGATGGTCTTTACCCCGCCCATGCTGGATCATGCGATGGTGTTTCCGGAAGATACGGTCTTCCTGACCCTGGGGCGCGGCCATCGCGATCCGGTCAGTTACGAGAACGACATCGTGAAAGTGGAACTGGTGGGGCCGGACGGCCGGCTCCGGCCATAA
- a CDS encoding tetratricopeptide repeat protein translates to MSPELIILVGFIAVISVVAALIGTFVGIRMTRRVAGEREPRQAPPPPPPPPPPPPVPPPPVPRAPSIDGPSAEAIALKAYQSLLEAKGIPAKDQDTQARDFAKQFGALLAKLDGISTQDTTLDTLLGDARHALGEGAFAKAGELLNKVGEQGGQNGRDLYRTATRYLEAAAAAKVVAGDLEFAQMNFAAAARDYRAALDALPPGSDEVLAEYLNKHGTAAYQAGNLLEATDSFEKAVKVLERILGAEHPDVATAVNNLALLYYSQGNFAAAEPLYRRALEIDEKVLGPEHAGVATDLNNLALLYKKQGNLEAAEPLLRRALAIKERLFDPGHPSLNTGLKNYASVLRALDRVAEAKTYEERAAALPPKRTG, encoded by the coding sequence CGGCGGGTGGCGGGCGAGCGCGAACCGCGCCAGGCTCCGCCGCCACCACCACCGCCACCACCTCCTCCTCCGGTTCCGCCACCGCCCGTGCCCAGGGCTCCGTCGATCGACGGCCCTTCCGCGGAAGCCATCGCTCTCAAGGCTTACCAGTCCCTGCTGGAGGCCAAGGGCATCCCCGCCAAGGACCAGGACACCCAGGCCCGCGACTTCGCCAAGCAGTTCGGCGCCCTGCTGGCCAAGCTGGATGGGATATCCACCCAGGACACGACCCTCGACACCTTGCTGGGGGACGCGCGCCATGCCCTGGGCGAGGGAGCCTTCGCCAAGGCCGGGGAACTCCTGAACAAGGTGGGCGAGCAAGGCGGGCAGAACGGCCGCGACCTTTACCGCACCGCGACGCGCTACCTGGAAGCCGCCGCCGCGGCCAAGGTGGTGGCCGGCGACCTGGAATTCGCCCAGATGAACTTCGCCGCCGCCGCCCGCGATTACCGGGCAGCCCTGGATGCCTTGCCGCCGGGCAGCGACGAGGTGCTCGCCGAGTACCTCAACAAGCACGGCACTGCCGCCTACCAAGCCGGCAACCTCTTGGAGGCCACCGATTCCTTCGAGAAGGCGGTGAAGGTCCTGGAACGCATCCTGGGGGCCGAGCATCCGGACGTGGCCACCGCCGTCAACAACCTGGCCCTGCTCTATTATTCGCAAGGCAATTTCGCGGCGGCCGAACCGCTCTACCGGCGGGCCCTGGAAATCGACGAGAAGGTCCTGGGGCCGGAGCACGCGGGCGTCGCCACCGACCTCAACAACCTGGCCCTGCTCTACAAGAAGCAGGGCAACCTGGAAGCCGCCGAACCCCTCTTGCGCCGCGCGCTCGCCATCAAGGAGCGCCTGTTCGACCCCGGCCATCCCAGCCTGAACACCGGCCTCAAGAACTACGCCTCGGTGCTGCGGGCGCTGGATCGGGTGGCGGAGGCCAAGACCTACGAGGAACGCGCCGCCGCCCTGCCGCCCAAGAGGACGGGCTGA